DNA sequence from the Oryza brachyantha chromosome 5, ObraRS2, whole genome shotgun sequence genome:
aagatacAGCTTTTTAACTCAATAAGTGACAAAGGCGTATTTTGACGAAAGCTCATACAGGCAGGATAAATCCCCATCAGGCAAAGATACAACTTTTCAACTTACCAAGTGATAAAAGTCACAAAAAACAAAGCATTTGGACCTGAGTTAAGGGCAAGATTAATCAATTCACCTTTTTACATCCTCCCATGGCACCCGAATTTGAAGAAAAAGGATATCAGCACAGGAAAATGCTATAAATGCTTGTTGCCCAATATAATAgctatagaaaataatgagcCAGTGGATCAAATAATCTGTATGCACACTGTAGCTCGAGGTTGGAAGGGAAATAAGGTGAACGGTAGTTGAAGCAATAGGTCACAGCTATTATTGTTTAGGTATCCAAGCAAGGGCTCTGTACAGCAATCTGCATACATCTCCAGGCATTTCAAGTAATTGCTCAATACTGAGCTAAGTAGCTCAGGACCCTTGATTGTCAGAGGCAAGGTCACTGCTGGGGCCACGGTCGCGTGAACCTCGGAACCCGGGATCATCGGATGCGGAGGAGTTCCCTCCCGCTCATCTGATATTGTCACACCTCAGCTCAAAGGCAACCCCACGTTCACCTTCGTGCGCAATGTGAGCAATCATGCTTGCGCCCCAGCTGCCCCCATTCACGCTAGGTTTTGGGGGTAGGGAGTGACGAGAAAGACATTTCTTCGCTTTCTTTTTTACAGTGCTAACAGCATTGCTAGTGTTACTTAACTAGAAGTAAAATCTAGAGGGGTCATCTTTTTTGCGTTTTGAagcaaaaaaaaccaaacggtatatttgtaaataaaaaataacttatgaatttttttatatgtgtgtttttagcaatttaaaagcaaacaatgaaaaaactacgataaaaaaacatcataatcaaccctaaattaaaattttaaagtttgctTTGTTACCAttagggatgaaaatggtACGGAAATATCCCGAACCGTTTTCTACATTTGAACCGATCGAATTCGTATTTTCACTGAAATTCggaatattaaaaattcaaaaacggAACACAAAATTCAGAATGCGAAAACGAAACGAAAAAATGGTTTTATGCTTGTTCGACCGATTTCTATATTTCTACATTTTATCCGGAATATTCTGTATTTGAAATTCGGTTAAAACCGAAATTGACCCACCAACTCCTAGCCCAAGCCCAATACTAGCCCATACTGGGAAAATCCTATCTCCCCAAATCCCAACTGCACAGCGCATCAGGCATCAGGAGAGGGAGACCGTCAAACCGAGGCACGAGAGGGAGACCGAGGCTAGGcacgcgggtggcggcggcctcctcatcgtcgccggtcgccggtggCCCGCGGGTCCGGCAGCCGCGCCCTACCTCCCGCCGCTCCGGCGTCTAGGCCGCGGCCACCCCCTCCCTCCGCGGCTCCAGCGACAGCGCCCTCGCTCCCACGGCTCTGGCGGTCGTGCCCTCCTTCCCGCGGCTCCGGCGACAGCGCCATCCCTCCCGCGGCACCAGCTCCCACGGCTCCGACGTCCACGCCGTGGCCGCGCCCTCCCTCCCGCGTCTAGCTCCGGTGGCTCTAGCGTCCAGGCCGTGGCTCTGGCGGCCACCCTTCCTAGGCCGTGGCTCCAGCGTCGAGCTCCGGAGACCACCCGTTCGCATGTTCTGCTACCCCGTTGTTAGGATTTATcttgttttcattttattatcGAGTTGAGTTGCTGAGTCGTTGTGTTACCTAGTGCATGTGGTAGGGAGCAAGTGCGTGAGTGCATTGTGAGTTAGTATGATCAGTGAAACCATGAGTTGTATGCAAGTGACTGCATGCAGCAGGTGTGTGTTTGCCTTGGAGGAGCGGCCAAGTCAAGCAAAATGCGTGGTGACGTGAAGAGAGGATCAACTAGCTTAGTGGTGTTTTGCATGCAAACATGTGCGAGTGGCTGTGAGCTTTGTATGCAGGAATTAGTTGTTAGGCAGTGGTGCATGTGCAGCTAATTAGTGTGATCGTGGGGATTAGGAGCGGTCAAGTTTGTTGCTGCATAGAGACGTGCAGTGATTAGTGGGTGGTTAAGTGATGGAGTGAGTGGCCGGATGTGCGCCAACGTGTTGTGCGTGTGTGGCTATTTAAGCCGTGTGATCAGCTTGTGTTTAGTGTGTGTGATTAAGTGGAGAATTGAGAGTGCATCGCTTTAGCCGCTGGTGTGCAGCGCTGGAAAAATTCTTGTGTGTGCGTCTGGTGCTTGTGCGTGTCCTTGCATTTGCGTGTTAGCCTCTTTCCCGTGTGTGTAAACAACTACGTGTGTGTGATCTTGTGAGCTGGGCCATcacccgtcgccggcgaccagTTCATCAACTGCGCATACATCACGAGGGTCTGGGAGGTCGGGCTCAGGCTCGGAAGAGTGAGCCAGGACGGCGTCAAGGGCTGCATCAAGAGGGTCATGGAGGGCGCGGAGGGGGCGCGTTTGCAGGAGAAGATGGACACACTGAGGCAGCGAGTCGTGACGGCCAAGGCGAGGCGCCTGGCTCAGCGCAACGTCAAGTCATTCATGAGCGAAATTAAGAGAGACCACCCGTTGCTGATGCAGATGTACACTAAATTATTGGTGTATGCTGccctttactttttttaaaaaaaaataacttcttTGATCTAAAAATGGTACAACATGGATGATACTGATATCTTATTTCTATTCACTTCGTAAATTCATaggaaaagaataaggagggtGATGAGAACTTGGAGAACACCGAAGAagcaaaaaacataaaaattgatCCTAACACCGACGATGATAATAAACTGTAGCCGGTGTCATAATTATATCTTAATTTACTTGCTACTTAATTGATTGTTCTAGACATGTATTTGTGTGCTGATGATTTATTATTCCGTATTATTTTTTCGTATACCATCCGTGTTCGACATAATTTTGTTCGAATTGGTTCGTTTCCGAAATTCTCGATATTCCGTAAGTTCgtgttcatttttttattcggcTTTACCTATTTCGTTTTCGTTTTTAAATGTAGAAGTAGAAAATGGTTAAGATGTTTTCCGACCGTGTTCGACCGCTTTCATCCCTTGTTACCGTAACCATAAGCCAAAAAAGATGGTGGTGTAAATTCTCTAGTGGTTGGAAAAATCGGCACTAGTtggaacaaataaatttttagcATTACTCCACGTCAACCATCTACTTGCATCGAttattgcaaaaagaaaaggataatCTGACATCTCACCAAGATGACTATCAAAATCAAGATACAGGGGTCTGCAACATCTCAGCAAAGAGGAGGACGGGGAGGAGCCTAACCACCTTCCGTCCCGAGGTCGCTGCCGGGGGCGTCGCCGCGTGAACCGGGCTCGCTGGACGCCGAGGATTTCCTCGCCGCGGGTGTCGCATCGTCACACCTCGGCTTGGGGGCAGGGGCGGGGGCCGTAGCGGCGTCGCGAGCTCCTTCAGCGGCGCCGATGGCCGCTGGGAGCTCCTCGGTCTCTTCGGGGTCACCCACGCGTCCACCTTGCCGTGCGAGCGGTCGTGCTTGAGCGGCTGCTGCCCCATTCTCGCTGGCTGCTAGGGTTTGGGGCGGGAGAGGATGAGCGGAAGCGGAGGTCacattttctccttttttttttttcgagtCTCGCGGAGATTTCGGAGAAGAGGCCGCCCGTTAGCTAGCCGGGCCCATCTGTCAATGACACGACGCTCACTCGCCGACGCGGGCGGAGGCGACTGTACTATGGTCTATGGGTGCGTTCCCAAGTTGCAAAATTCCAACAACTCTCTATTACTATCTCtgttcttttaaaattttaaattgtaaaaaaactgtCTCCAacagttttttaaattttagcaatttatcATATCCTCTCGTTTACGCGTATATATGGAAGTCCCAATTTCACTTAAAGTAAGATGTAGGTTTCTTTGGGCGTCTCCACCTGGAAATTTCACCTACGacgtttttcttttccgtGGAGTCCCGGCGTTGCTGTCCCGTCGCCCTGGTTGCCGTCCAGTAGccgagccgccaccgcccggcgtcccgccgccgcagagACCCGTTCCCGGCCACCATCGGCCCCTCTGCATCGacgcccgctcgctcgctcgcccgctcgtcTGGCGCCCCAACGCCCCGGCACCCGTTCGCCCCGCGCCAGCTCGTCCGTCCTGCGCTCGCTCGTCCGACGGTTCAAGCCCCTCCGCCGCACGCCACCTTCACGGCCGGCTACACCGCCACCGTGGCGATGATGAGGAATGACGGATCGCCTGCCACCGGCTCCGGCTCCAACCAGTCGTCCAACGTCgtcgaggaggcggcgtcCAACATTGAGGTCGTCGAGGACCCGGATCTCGTCGGCCTCCGCGCCATCTGCGTGCCCAAGCGCAAGGCAAGATGCCGCTCCTCGTCGAGAACCACAGGAAGGTGAGCTGCCTTGAGGCCTAGTGTGAAGTGTGCTTgcttttgcttcttttttacttttcagtTTAGGGGAGAAAGTTTCAGGCTTTCTCGTGACGCTTGATTCGTGGTCACGAGGAGGTTTTCAACCAAGATCAAATCTTTGTGGCACCTGGATTATCTAGATACTGTACACTATGTCAACATCATTAGTTCTCATTTTCTCTATCAGTGCAATACAACTCAAGTGCAGGCAAAGTTTGCATCTTCCATCCAATCTTTCGTATTTCGATCGATAGAGCGTTTGGTGCTTGTGAGCTGCGATCCGATTTGTCATCTTGGGCATTGACCTATGTTCTTCCAGTGATCTATGAAAAGATTTCATAAAACTGaagtttctttttgttttttggttgATTAGTTCTGATATATTATTTGCTCATTCATGCTCCATTTCTTAGAGAAGTGCAATCTAAACACTACCGGCAGCGCGGGACGGGGCATCGCGGGGGCGGTGGCATCGTGGGGTGGCGCTGAagggccggcgcggcgcgggggcacGGGTGGCGCAACGCGGCCGGCACAGGAGGGACGTCGCGGCTGCCACTGCTTGGGGCGACGAGAGCGACAACAGAGACGGCAATCTCTGATCTCCCTCGACTTTCAACCGTTTTgatgttaatctattttggCAAGTTAAATATCCCTAACtgttagagataaaacaattttctcttttccatATTGTTTACAAACTTGCTAAAACAGCAGATTTGGGAAACTTGATTTGGGTAactgttggagttgctcttaggatgcgtttggttcgtggacaaGGTGGGTTGGGTTGACTCCATCCCTGGATTGTAGGAcgagttgattttatttttttgtttggttggatggatgggttggaccctgttttttgtttggtggaagggatgagatgggatgagttggacctgttttttgtttggttgacgagatgagatgggataaaGGTTACCTcttatatccaaaataaaatattacatactataattaatatattaataacctaaattaattgaatatatatttataccaataatatattttaaataaatttattaaataaaatgaacactCCTCTATACGTCGTGGTCGTCCTGGGACGGATCCGTCTCACTGttttggtgggatgggttAGACCTGAATCTGAGAAGAATATTTCTCTCATGAGTCCAACCCATCTCATtcatccaccaaccaaacatgaTCAGAGATGAGTTGGCTTGTATCGTGGAAGATGTGTTGCAGGGGTGCTTAGGGCTCCCCATATGCCATGAAAACACTTCAAGAGTCAAGAACCACCTGTTTCACAGCACAGGCTACTTAAAATTGAACTTTAAATAGAACCTActactccctctccctcctcacTCTTCCCACAgatccctcctctctcaccTAGCAGCTGCCTTTTATCTCTCTTTCACCTTCTTCAGATTCAGGCCGGCGCTCGGGACAGCGACCACGACGGAAGGTGgtggccggcgggcggcgagcggcggaccACATCGGAGAGCGGCGGAGCACGACGGGCGTTGGGGAGCCCGTCGGAGCTCAGTGGGCAGTCGACCGCACCGGAGGGTGGCGGACGCCGGAGCACGGTTGGCGTCGGGGCGCGCTGGAGCTCGGCGGGTGGCAGACATCGGCGCGCGGCTGGCGTGGGGGCGCGCTGGAGGGCCAAAGCTCACGAGGACGATGCACAGTGTTCgtgaggacgacgacggggcTGCGAGCTCTCCCGGTGCGTCGGTCTAGTCGGTTCTTCGCCGCTCTCGAGGCAAAGGCACGTGATGCTTCGTGAGGGTGCACAGAGCTCTGCAAACTGGGTGAAAAAGAGCGTGGGACACTCTCTCTCCGCCATGTTGGGCTGAGGCTCCACGCCACGCAAACCCATTGGCACTTAGGGCATTTACAGTGAAGTATACACCATAATATGCTAGGTAGATAAAATCTCTTCAAAAAAACACACCTCATACAATACATGTTGCATAAAGTAAGACCATATCTTTATAAAACCCTCTCTCAATATCTTTCACCTTTCCTCACCCTCACCGAGTGGGCACCGGCGGGGCTTGGCCGGCGCGGATCGACGAccgtaggcggcggcgggggctccCAGTCCCCTCCGAGTGTCGGTCGACATTGCCATGAACATGGCGCTCAAGCCATTGGCTCCCAACGCGACACTCCATGTTTACAAAATGCAGCATGGCATGCATGTTTCGGTGCGACAGTGGAGGTGGCCCGTTTGCCACATCTGATATTTAAACAAGTCAAAGTAGTACCAAATAGTTTTTACATCTAAATAATACTCTCTCTATTATGaataacattattttcacTTATCACATTCGTACcaatacaaaactaaaaaaaataaaatactcttACCTTATCAAATCCTAATACAATTAttctgtatttatttcatactttcataaataaacttattttggaacaagtTAGAATAGACAATAACGACCTTATTTTTGAACCGGAGGTTACAATGAATTGAGCTGTTGGGTCGTTCCAAACAAATATACTACGATAGTGAAACGACATTAATTTACCTTGTTCCTTAACTTTACTCCTGGGATTGATCCGGAGCCCAACCAAATGGGGTTTATGTGTATTCAGTCGCAAATAAGCAGAGAAGTAGCATACGTTTCCAGTTGAGCGCCGGAAGAGTGGATTCTGAGGCATCTTGCTTACTGAAATCATTGCTTATGGtgataaaaagaataaatcacttgcttattttcatttttgtcaGAACAACTACTTAGAACCAGTTGAATTAACATCGAATTTGAATTAAACTATcacgaaaaaaaaacctttctAGGATCAGTGAATATTCCTCTTATTGACTGCAATGCAAGGTGTAGCAGAACAACCATAACTTGACACTGTATCATTGACATGGTTTTCTTGCTCCGTGCCTCACTCTTACCATGTGTTGTCAGTCTTGAATTTgaatgtaaacaaaaaatatacgaTAAACTGAACTGTGCTTAACAAATAACAAGTGGTTCTTTACATCACAAGAATTTGGTAACGtcttcataaatatttttgtgcaaTTACAGTACAAATATACGTATATAAGATATGCCAAATCCTCAAATTACATATTAACATTTCACCACGTTTATAGTGGCATCAAATGCAATGGATGATTTCGCTGTTCTACAAGAGGTACAACTCAACGACGTAAAATATACGGTACAAATTTGGAACAGTATGGTACAATCCTGCTAAACATGCCGGAGCGATATTGTCCAGATCAGGTCAGAATCTGAGATGACTGTAACACAAACACTCTCCTCTTCCACAATGTTTGATGTGCTAATAAGTCCACCAAAGTTCATCCTGTCATTATCTGGAGATGAAATTTGCAGATTAAGCACCAATTTAGCTGTTGATATTGAATTGGTTTCGATTCATTTGAAGTGGGAGGCTTACCTAAATTCCATCGGAGGCCATTGGTTGTGGTGGTAGTCGAAGGCGCGCCGATGGGAACCAATCCACAGTGAGGACCCTCAATAGAATGTTCAATGTGGATGTTATGAGCGTGTGTTTTTGGCAGCAGAAATATCAAGCAATCATCTGACAGGAGTATGATCCTGTTGTTTGGAAAGACATGAAGCACATTGATGTTTCCCATCTCGTGATCAAACCTTCCACCAAGGGCCCCAAGGACAAGTATACATAGCTGCAGGTAAAAGACATGGCAGTAAATCTTGTGAAGATTGAAGATGGTGGGCGAAGGCACCACGTTCAGAAGTTTACATTAGATTTGTTGGGGATGGCCAGATTCTCGGTTACAAAAGCTACACATTTGTGTAAATCGGTTGTGTCCTGGTCATGTGACTCATCGACGATTGCGGTGCCCTGGCATTCTCAAGAACATTGGTTCATCAGATATACATCAgaactaaataaaattttatgacatcctatgtcaaaatattttctgtCAATCAATAATTGAAGCGATGAAACATATCAATATACATATTTGCATGATCTTCATATCTCGTGCATTACAGAAGAAATAAAAGACGTGAAAGATATGGGTATCAGCAAGTTtgttattaaaatagatactACCCTGGTAGTGTGAGCCCTATCCTATAGTAGATACTACTACAAGCAGCAGACTTATATTAGATACTACTATAAGAACAAAACTAAAAGTtcttaaataatttaagacAATTCTTAACGCTGTTCTTTTGTTCCTACCAGAAAAACTATACTGAAACAAAGAATAAACCAGCTTGAATGCTCAAACAGCATGTAAACACTTTGGCACTTCTTGTAAAAATGCA
Encoded proteins:
- the LOC102715115 gene encoding thiamine pyrophosphokinase 3-like — encoded protein: MATTAPAPAPAPRPAMSHSSAFLLPASSSSAAAAAPDGAASYVLVVLNQPLPRFAPLLWDRAQVRVCADGGANRLFDGMPKLFGVDGKDAEEEARRRYKPDVILGDLDSIRQEVKEYYSDMGTAIVDESHDQDTTDLHKCVAFVTENLAIPNKSNLCILVLGALGGRFDHEMGNINVLHVFPNNRIILLSDDCLIFLLPKTHAHNIHIEHSIEGPHCGLVPIGAPSTTTTTNGLRWNLDNDRMNFGGLISTSNIVEEESVCVTVISDSDLIWTISLRHV